TGGCGGTGTTTTATTATAACGAGCCGTTTGATTTACATCGCCTCGCTGTATTTGGACTGATTTGGTTCGGTCTGTTATTATTCAGTATTGATTTATGGCGCAATCGTCCAAGTAAACAGCTTAAAGCGGAGCTTTTACGTGAGCAAGCCTTAGAAAAATAGCAGCACAGATTTTAATAAAAAATAGATAATGAGGACAATAAGATGTTTCATACCGAGTCAGATGTGGTATTTGTAAAAGGTCTAACAGTAGAGGCAGTGATTGGTGTTTACGAGTGGGAACGCGCCATTAATCAGCCGATACGCATTGATATTGTACTTGAGACCGATATTAGTAAAGCGGCAGTGTCAGATGATGTAAGTGATGCCCTTAATTATAAAGCGGTTTGTGATGATGTCAGCAGGTGGTGCAAAGAAATAAAAGCAGAACTGCTTGAGCATTTAGCTGGAGAAATCGCTGAGAGCCTGTTGGCTAAGTATTCATGTCAAAAAGTAATTTTGAGCGTTGCAAAACCGACTGCTATTAAACAAGCAGAAGCAGTTGGTGTGCAAATTACCCGTTATGCAAAAGCTGCGGACAATCAAAGTGCTGAAAATGAGACGGCTGAGAGCAAATCTGATAACGCATAAGATGATGCATAAAGGATTACTGAATTTGGATGTTTCAAGATTAAGCAAAGATGAGCCGGAAACGCTGCAAGCGCAAGCTGTGGCGGCTATCGTATTGGCATTGGGCAGTAATTATCAAGCTGAATATTACTTGCCGCAAGTGCATCAGCAACTAGCCACACTTGGTAGGATAACGTCATCGAGCGCCCTGCAGAATCCTGACTTCACATCCACGCTACAGCAGCCAAAACCTGACTATATCAATCAATGCGTTTATCTATTGCTCACAGTGCCCATGACGTTACAGCAGTTACAACACACTTTTAAAGCGTTTGAAAAGGATTGTCATCGATGTCGTCAAACTACGCCTACGGCAATACGGCAAGTGTCCATGGATATCGATATTTTATTAATAAGATTAAATCTTAGTCAGGAATGGATAGTTATGGCAGATCGCTATCCGTTTAAGGCGCATGAGAATGTGGGAATAGAGGAATTGGTTGAGACTGGTTTATAGTAGAGTTAACATTTAAATCTTAGAAAAGAGCGGTTTATGTACAGAGAGATATTGGATTTTTGTTTTAAAGAGGTGGGTAGTCAAAAATGGTTCGATAAGGATATAGGGCTAGATGAAGTTCTCAGAGCGCACTTTGTCGATATCCTAAAACAAGCCGCGGCGGCAGAGTTTTATACTTGGCGCAGCAATCCTCAAGGACGCTTAGCTGAAATAATCATATTAGACCAATTTTCACGCAATATTTACCGTCATACTGCAAAAGCTTTTGCTCAAGATCCCATGGCACTAACTTTGGCTCAAGAAGCGGTGGCAGCGGGCACCTTACAAAAATTAAAGGGTCTAGATGAACGCAAGTTTCTGCTAATGCCTTATATGCATAGCGAATCAAAGTTAATTCATCAACAAGCTGAACAATTATTTAAACATTATACCAATGAAGAAATATATGGTTCTGAGATTAAACACAAAGTTATCGTAGATTGCTTCGGTCGTTACCCACACCGTAATGAAATCCTCGGACGGACTTCTACTGTCGAAGAAATAGAGTTTTTAACGCAACCTAATTCATCGTTTTAAGCAATAAATGAGTAGCGTAAATAAGAATTGAAATTAAGGTTATAAAACTAATATTATGGACGGGAAGGTTCATGCATTCAAATATTAGCCTTTGATACTGAAAGGATTCTATCATGATATCAAAAATTAAAATCCGAAGAGCGTATAGAGAAAAAGGAAAAGATGATGAATATTGCATACTGGTTGACCGCTTATGGCCTAGAGGGATAAAAAAAGAAAACATAAGTTATAGCTGGTGGCCAAAAGATATAGCGCCATCTGATAAACTTAGAAAATATTTTAATTACGATAAAGATAAGTTTACTGACTTTAAGAGATTGTATAAACAAGAATTAGACGACAATGAAATGAACGGTGAGTTTCTAGATATGATAAAAGCTCAGCTTGAAAAACATAATGTTACTTTGGTTTATGGCGCAAAAGATGAAGATTATAATCAAGCAGTCGTGTTAAAAGAATGGATTGAAGAGAAATTAAATTTATAAAAATACTTTGCTAGAGTTATCATTAAAAAAGCCCGAAGCCAGTTAATATCAATTGGCCTCGGGCTTTTTAGTTTTATAATATAGCTAATAAGCATGGATTTACATACAAGCATCATTCATTCATTAACTAGCTAGTCCTTTGATATCTACTTCTGCTCAGAGGCTATTTCATCCATATCACTTTGCCCAATCACATCAATATCTTCTAAGCACAATTTATCATACTCTTTTTTGCAAAAATCAGGATCAATCTTGCACATTGCCGCCTGCAATTGATCGAGGCGAGTTTCAGATTGTTGAATATGTTCAAGCATTTTTGCAAATGCTTCCGCCACTGGGTCTTGTGAAGAGGGATCGATACCGTAAGCCTGAAAAGCGGTGTCGCGGGCGCTGCTGCGAGTTACTTTTCTATTTGGCGTGATGGCTGCTTTTTCTTGTGGTTTGTTCTCATCAACTTTGGCAGTAATTGGGTTGCCTTTTTCATCATGATGATCTGATATCATGCGTGCGGCACTACCGACCATCGTTGCACCCGCCGGTACTGCTTTAACGACTACCGCATTCGAGCCAATCTTAGCGCCTTTACCCACCGTAAATGGTCCTAACACTTTGGCGCCCGCACCGACAATAACGCCATCTTCTAGGGTTGGGTGACGTTTGCCATTATTCCATGATACACCGCCGAGAGTGACGCCATGATATAAAGTCACGTCATTGCCAATCTCAGCCGTCTCACCGATAACGACGCCAACGCCATGATCGATAAAAAAGCGCTTGCCAATCTTAGCCGCAGGGTGAATTTCGATACCGGTAATAATGCGGGAGCCGTAAGAGATGGCACGCGCCGCAAATTTTTGGTCGTGCTCCCACAAACAGTGCGCCCCACGATGTAAAATAAGCGCATGAATACCAGGGTAGGTCAGTAGAACTTCCATACTATTGCGCGCAGCAGGATCACGAGTGAATACGGCATCGATATCTTCTTTTAAGTCTTTTTTGATGCGAGTAAGCGATTTAAACAAGGCAGTTGGCAATAACATAAAGCGTCCTATCGTATTTTTGATGACAATATTTTTAGTTATAGCAGCTTTGCATCATAAAATATAGCGATGAGTGTTAAATAAAACCAGATTGGCAGTGAACAGTAGTTTTTTTATGCTAAAGGTGATCGTTTACGTCCGCAATACTGCCACATAGATTCCAATTCGTTTTTACTGCCACATCTAGCCGTTGATAGTATATTTTAACAGCTCAACAACTTGTTCAGGCGTTTGCGCCCATGCCATTGCTGCTGCGTCCACTTCTTTTAGCGGATGAATAATGTCATCAGCATGCAGCGTGATATATGGTTTGCCCAAAGCTGCACAACAGCCGGCATCAAATGCTGCATTCCACTGCTTATACTTATCACCAAAACGAATAATAGCAATATCGCATTTTTGTATCAGATTTTTGGTACGAATCGAATTGACCTTCGACGACTTATGATCGCGCCAGAATGCATTCTCGTCTTTACCCAGTACATCACCGGCTGCGTCGCTGGCTTCGTGCTCAGTGACGGCTGATGTGAACTCAATATCAAGACCATGTTCTGTAGCACCTTGAATGATTCTCTGACGCCAGTCGGTGTGAATTTCACCAGATAAGTAGACTGTCCATTTCATAATTAGCTCCTTTTTAATATTACATCGTATGCAATTGCTCGCTAACAATCGCTGTTATTGCTCAGTTTATAAAAAATAATCATTATTAAGTAATGCATGTAGCGTGCGCTAGTATATCAGGCATCGTTAATAATACAAAAAACTTGGCGACTTAGGTTTTTTTAGGCTGCGTAGCTTTATTCTTTTAAAAGTTTGGCTACCAAAGCACTGAGCAGTTGATACTCTTTTTGGTCGAGTTGGATACGTGAACCAAGTCGAGATAAGCGTGACGGCAATGATTTTAAATGTTCCGCATCCGCCAGACCACGCTGAACCATCAGTTCCGTAGTACGTTTCGTCAATTGTTGCAATTGCTGTTGAGTGATGGCAGGCTCATCCCATTGCTGACGCACATAGGTATTTAACAGCAGTGGGGTTGTTGCATTATCTGTATTAGTCGTTGCCTCTATTGTGTCTTTATTATCGAGACTAATTCGATGAGGCATAGAGGGAATATGCGTCTGCGTATAAGCAAAGATAAAGCTGGCAATCACTTGCACGGCTGATGCGACATTGAGCACAGGATAAGCAGGATTGGCATCAATCTGAATATGATAATCAGCGTATGCTAGTTCTTCATTGGTCAGACCACGATCTTCACGACCAAATAAAAGGGCAATATTGGGCGCTGTATTCATACCATTTTGCTCATTAATAGCACTTTGCTTATCAATAAAGTCTAGCATGATTTTCGCTGCTTGCGTTGGAGTCACCACTGGACGTGGCAAATGGCGACTGCGACTACTGGCAGCAAAGACCAACTGGCAATCTGCAATAGCAGATTCTAGCGTAGGCGTAATTGTTGCTGCTGCTAACACCTCACCGCCACCAGCGGCATGCGAAATACTGGTCTCGTCAATCGGGAGCTTGGGATTAACAACCGTCAGCCGTGACAAGCCCATGGTATGCATTGCCCGTGCAGCTGAACCAATATTGGCTGGCAAGGTGGTATTCACCATGACGACTTGTAGGCAGGATAAGTAGTCACTTACCATAGTATTTGCTAAGATGGAAGCTGATGTTGATAAAGTACGACTCATTATTATGATAGCCCTGTTTTTCTAGCTCGGTTTTTATAGCGCTAAGCGTTGATAAATCTGTTGTTCGACATGGTGTAGTGCTTCTGATAAATGTTCAATAACGGTAGCTGAATGACTGATTTGATGAGCACGGCAGGCTTCTTGTAATTGTCCACTGAGAGTTACTAATTGCGTGGCGCCTAAATTAGCACTGGCACCTTTTAGCGCATGAGCCGCCTCAAAGCCATTCGCATTATCACCAGCTACTTGAGCGACACGCAGACTATCAATACGTTTTTGGCTATCCGTAAGATAAGTCTGCACTAAGTCTGCAAAGTCTTCTTCCAGCAAGTCGCGCATCTCTTCAAACTGTTCGTGATTGATGACCTCATGAACAGGATGGCTGTCCATAGAATGGCTATCCATGTTTTGGTTATGATTAAGATGAGTGTCGTCCATGACTAAGTTTCCAGTAATGTAAAATGGGTGGGTGTAATCAATCAGCTGTAATGAAAATGTAAGTTCTCTACGCTAATCATATTCTTTAACTGTTGTAGATTATCATCATTAGGATAGATGCGCCAATGTTCAGACAGT
This genomic window from Psychrobacter urativorans contains:
- the folB gene encoding dihydroneopterin aldolase — translated: MFHTESDVVFVKGLTVEAVIGVYEWERAINQPIRIDIVLETDISKAAVSDDVSDALNYKAVCDDVSRWCKEIKAELLEHLAGEIAESLLAKYSCQKVILSVAKPTAIKQAEAVGVQITRYAKAADNQSAENETAESKSDNA
- a CDS encoding 2-amino-4-hydroxy-6-hydroxymethyldihydropteridine diphosphokinase — translated: MDVSRLSKDEPETLQAQAVAAIVLALGSNYQAEYYLPQVHQQLATLGRITSSSALQNPDFTSTLQQPKPDYINQCVYLLLTVPMTLQQLQHTFKAFEKDCHRCRQTTPTAIRQVSMDIDILLIRLNLSQEWIVMADRYPFKAHENVGIEELVETGL
- a CDS encoding DUF924 family protein, which produces MYREILDFCFKEVGSQKWFDKDIGLDEVLRAHFVDILKQAAAAEFYTWRSNPQGRLAEIIILDQFSRNIYRHTAKAFAQDPMALTLAQEAVAAGTLQKLKGLDERKFLLMPYMHSESKLIHQQAEQLFKHYTNEEIYGSEIKHKVIVDCFGRYPHRNEILGRTSTVEEIEFLTQPNSSF
- a CDS encoding DUF488 domain-containing protein; protein product: MISKIKIRRAYREKGKDDEYCILVDRLWPRGIKKENISYSWWPKDIAPSDKLRKYFNYDKDKFTDFKRLYKQELDDNEMNGEFLDMIKAQLEKHNVTLVYGAKDEDYNQAVVLKEWIEEKLNL
- the cysE gene encoding serine O-acetyltransferase, whose translation is MKKDLKEDIDAVFTRDPAARNSMEVLLTYPGIHALILHRGAHCLWEHDQKFAARAISYGSRIITGIEIHPAAKIGKRFFIDHGVGVVIGETAEIGNDVTLYHGVTLGGVSWNNGKRHPTLEDGVIVGAGAKVLGPFTVGKGAKIGSNAVVVKAVPAGATMVGSAARMISDHHDEKGNPITAKVDENKPQEKAAITPNRKVTRSSARDTAFQAYGIDPSSQDPVAEAFAKMLEHIQQSETRLDQLQAAMCKIDPDFCKKEYDKLCLEDIDVIGQSDMDEIASEQK
- a CDS encoding YtoQ family protein, encoding MKWTVYLSGEIHTDWRQRIIQGATEHGLDIEFTSAVTEHEASDAAGDVLGKDENAFWRDHKSSKVNSIRTKNLIQKCDIAIIRFGDKYKQWNAAFDAGCCAALGKPYITLHADDIIHPLKEVDAAAMAWAQTPEQVVELLKYTING
- a CDS encoding RNA methyltransferase, with the translated sequence MSRTLSTSASILANTMVSDYLSCLQVVMVNTTLPANIGSAARAMHTMGLSRLTVVNPKLPIDETSISHAAGGGEVLAAATITPTLESAIADCQLVFAASSRSRHLPRPVVTPTQAAKIMLDFIDKQSAINEQNGMNTAPNIALLFGREDRGLTNEELAYADYHIQIDANPAYPVLNVASAVQVIASFIFAYTQTHIPSMPHRISLDNKDTIEATTNTDNATTPLLLNTYVRQQWDEPAITQQQLQQLTKRTTELMVQRGLADAEHLKSLPSRLSRLGSRIQLDQKEYQLLSALVAKLLKE
- a CDS encoding Hpt domain-containing protein, with the protein product MDDTHLNHNQNMDSHSMDSHPVHEVINHEQFEEMRDLLEEDFADLVQTYLTDSQKRIDSLRVAQVAGDNANGFEAAHALKGASANLGATQLVTLSGQLQEACRAHQISHSATVIEHLSEALHHVEQQIYQRLAL